CCCTTCTCAACAAGGCGCAGCCCGACGCAGTCCTTGTTGCGCTCGATCATCGGGGATTGTCGCTGCATCCCTGCCCGGGCAACGAGCAACTAGCCACCGAGACCGTTGACGCGGCAATCGGACTTCTCGATTCGATCCGTGCCGGCATATCGCGCAACAGCGGCGCGCTGTGCATCTTGCAAACGCTCGCCGCGCCGCCCGAAGGACTGTTCGGATCCTTCGACCGCTCTCTGGCCGGCACGGCCCGCAATCTGGTCGATCGCGTCAATCAGAAGATCTCGCACGCGGTGCTGCAGTCGACCGACATGCTGCTCGACGTCGCCGGGATCGCCGAGACCGTTGGCCTTGCCGACTGGCACTCTCCGGCCCAGTGGAATCTCGCAAAACTGCCGTTCGCGGATGCCCTGGTGCCGCTTTACGCCGAGCATGTCGTGCGCATCATCGGCGCGCTGCGCGGCAAGAGCCGCCGCGTGCTCGTGCTCGATCTCGACAACACCGTCTGGGGTGGCGTGATCGGCGACGACGGCATGGAAGGCATCCAGATCGCGCAGGGCGACGCCACCGGCGAGGCGCATCTTTCCGTCCAGCAGCTCGCGCTGACATTGCGGGCGCGCGGCATCGTGCTCGCGGTGAGCTCAAAGAACACCGACAGCGTCGCGCGGCGGCCGTTCAAGGAACACCCGGACATGCTGTTGAAGGAAGAGCACATCGCGGTGTTCCAGGCCAACTGGAACGACAAGGCGACCAACATCCGCGCCATCGCAAAGGAGCTTGCGCTCGGACTCGATTCCTTCGTCTTCCTCGATGACAATCCGGTCGAACGCGGCCTGATCCGGCAGGAGCTTCCAGAGGTGGCGGTGCCCGAGCTCGATGCCGACCCCGCGAGCTACGCCCGCACGCTGGCCGCGGCCGGCTACTTCGAGGCGATCAATTTCTCCGAGGAAGACCGCGCGCGCGCCGAAATGTATCAGGCCAATGCACGCCGGCTCAGCCTCCAGGGCCAGGCGACCGATCTCAAGTCCTACCTGCGGTCACTGGAAATGCGCATCGTGTTCGGCCCCTTCGACCGGACAACGCGAGCCCGCGTCACCCAGCTGATCAACAAGAGCAACCAGTTCAACCTGACGACGCGCCGCTACACCGAATCCCAGGTCGAGCAGTTGGAGGCCGACGACGGCGTCATGACGCTGCACGCGCGGCTGATCGACAAGTTCGGCGACAACGGCATCATCTGCGTGATCATCTGTCGCGCCACCGGCCGCAACACCTGGACGATCGACAGCTGGCTGATGAGCTGCCGGGTGCTCGGACGATGCGTCGAGCAGGCCGTGCTGGCCGAGATCGTCTTGCGGGCGCGCGCCGCCGGCATCACGACCCTCGAGGGCGTCTATCTTCCGACCGACAGGAACGAGATGGTCCGCGACCACTACGGCAAGCTCGGCTTCGCGCGCCTTGACGATGGCGCTGACGGAAGCAGCCGCTGGGCACTCCGGACCGACGTTGAACTGGAAGCTTTGCCGATGACGGTTCAGCGCGACGAGAAGCAGTTTGAGCCGGCTTGATCGGATCAGATCGCCGACAGACTTGAACGATAACTTCTGAGAGCCTCGAGCCCACGGACATGAGTCTGACATCGCCCCTGTTTTTTGCCTTTCTTGCCGCGGTCGTTGTGGCCTTTCACATCAGTGAATCGGTCGGCTATCGACGGTTCGTGCTTGGGGCCGCGAATGCGATCTTCATCGCAAGCTACTTGAGCGACGTCACGCAGGTGTTGCCGCTGCTCGCCTTCCTGGCACTCGGCTATGTCTGTGTATCCGCGCTTTACCTGCGCCAGTCGCCTCTGGTGCTGACGGCGGGCGTCGTCGCGATCCTTTGCTGCTACGTGTTCCTGAAGCGGTTCTCCTTCTTTGAAGGGTTGGGCCAACTTCCGTTCCCGTATCTGACGGTCGGGCTTTCGTACATCCTGTTCCGCATCCTGCACATCATGGTGGATGTGCGATCCGGAGATCTCACCGAGCGAATTGGTCCGCTGGCGTTCCTTCGCTTCACCTGCAACTTCCTGTGCTTCGTCTCCGGCCCGATCCAGCGCTATCAGGATTTCAACGCGATGGATGGGAAGGCCGCAGTCCGGCTCGACGCGTCGGTGGTTTATGCGGCGTTTTCCAGAATCGCGACCGGCTACGTGAAATTTGTCATCATTGCCGCGACCGCCGACTACGCCTTTACGTTTGTGAGTCCGCATCTGCTGCAGCCGGCCGGCCTTTCGTTCCTCAAGCTGTGCGCTGTCTATGCAACGGTCGCTTCGCTCTATACGGTCTATCTCTATTTCAATTTCTCCGGCTACATGGACATCGTGATCGGCATCGGAACCCTGCTCGGGCAAACGTTGCCGGAAAACTTCGACAGGCCGTTTTCGGCGCGCAGCTTCCTCGAGTTCTGGCAGCGCTGGCACATGACGCTGTCGCAATGGTTCAAGTTCTATCTCTTCAATCCCCTCCTGATGTTCCTGATGACCTGGCTGCCGTCACCGGCGCTGACGTCCTATCTGGGCGTTCTCGCGTTCTTCATCACGTTCGGCGTGATGGGCGTCTGGCACGGCACGACCGCGGTCTTCGTCATCTACGGCCTCCTGATGGGCGCCGGCGCTAGCATCAACAAGCTCTGGCAGGTGGCGTGCACCGAACGCCTCGGCAAGAAGCGCTATCGCGCGCTGACCGAATCCACCGCCTACATCTATGTCGCGCGTGGCCTCACGGTCGCCTATTTCGTGCTGGCACTGACCTGCCTCTGGGTCCCCGAGCTGCCTCAGTTCACCGCTCTGCTGGCGCGGCTCGGCTTCGCCGGTGTGGTCGCAACCTTCGTCGTGGTGGCGGCGGCGTTCGGGATCGCTGCGCTCATCCTGGATGTCGTCCAGGCTCGTCTTCGCATCCCCGTTACTCTGTCGGCGATCCGGAGCGGCGAGATCACCAGAAATCTGCACTTGGCAGGCAAGATGATGGCGATCGTCGCCGTCGCGACCCTGCTGCACAAGGCTCCGGACTTCGTCTACAAGGCGTTCTGAAATTGAAATACATCCTTCGACAGTCGGCGTTCACCTTGTTGTCGTTCGCCTTTCTATATGTGCTGCTCGCCGGCGCGTCGTTCCTCGTCTTTCCGGGCCCATCGAGCGCCGGTCCGCGGGATTTCCAGGCCGCGGGAGAAACGCTCTACATGACAGTTCCCAAATATGTCTTCCTTGGCCGCAGCGTGCTGGCCAACCCGGATCGGAAGATCATTCTGGTGGGAGCATCGAATACCGGAGTCGGATTCCGGCAGAAGCTCGTGCAGTCGAAACTCGCCTGCGCCAAGGTCAGCAACCTCGCGATGGGGGGCGCCAACATCACCGAGGTCAGGCAGGTGATCGATCTTGTCCACGATGTGCAGACCGATCAGGAGCGCCGGCAAAATACCTTCGTCATCGGCATCTGGTTCGGCATGTTCATCGATTCGGATGTGAAATTTGCCGATGGCGACCGCCATCGCGGCGAGAGCGATATCGATATCGAACGGTACCGCTACGGCTTCTATCGTCGCACGCCCGACGGTCCGGTTGCGGTGTTGCCACCGCAATGGCTGGACGCGGGTGTCATGGCGATCCGGCCGTTCCTGCTGCTCGAGAAGGCCGCGCGCGAGGCCCGGGCCGGCGTCAATCTCGTGATGACCGGCCGCACCAGCGCCCAACGCACCGACGACGAGCGCGAAAGCGTCGTGATGACGGAGGCGGACAAGCAAAAGGCGTTGCAATACTGGACGGAGACCATGGGGCGCCCCAACGACATTGCTCCAGGCCAGGTCGACGTCCTGAAAAAGACCATCCAGGCGCTGCTGGATTCAGGAGAGAAGGTCGTGCTCGTCGACCTGCCGATCCCCGCCTGGCATCGCGATGCAAGCCCGTATGAACCGAGCTACCGGCTGGCGCTGAAGGGCCTGCTTCAGGAATTCGGCGATCAGCCGAACTTCGCCTCGCTGAGCATGGACGACCTCGACAACGACCTCGACTATTCGGACGAGGTGCACGCCAAGCGGCATCTGGCCGATGTCTGGTCGATCAGGCTGGCGAAGACGCTGGATTCGTTCCTCTGCCAGCAGAAGCCCGACAACGCGCCACGGGTCACCACCGTGCGCTC
The DNA window shown above is from Bradyrhizobium sp. ISRA464 and carries:
- a CDS encoding HAD-IIIC family phosphatase yields the protein MIGNGTLDLIVPVLVATAARHGFALECVTGAYDQYLQDALQPESLLNKAQPDAVLVALDHRGLSLHPCPGNEQLATETVDAAIGLLDSIRAGISRNSGALCILQTLAAPPEGLFGSFDRSLAGTARNLVDRVNQKISHAVLQSTDMLLDVAGIAETVGLADWHSPAQWNLAKLPFADALVPLYAEHVVRIIGALRGKSRRVLVLDLDNTVWGGVIGDDGMEGIQIAQGDATGEAHLSVQQLALTLRARGIVLAVSSKNTDSVARRPFKEHPDMLLKEEHIAVFQANWNDKATNIRAIAKELALGLDSFVFLDDNPVERGLIRQELPEVAVPELDADPASYARTLAAAGYFEAINFSEEDRARAEMYQANARRLSLQGQATDLKSYLRSLEMRIVFGPFDRTTRARVTQLINKSNQFNLTTRRYTESQVEQLEADDGVMTLHARLIDKFGDNGIICVIICRATGRNTWTIDSWLMSCRVLGRCVEQAVLAEIVLRARAAGITTLEGVYLPTDRNEMVRDHYGKLGFARLDDGADGSSRWALRTDVELEALPMTVQRDEKQFEPA
- a CDS encoding MBOAT family O-acyltransferase, coding for MSLTSPLFFAFLAAVVVAFHISESVGYRRFVLGAANAIFIASYLSDVTQVLPLLAFLALGYVCVSALYLRQSPLVLTAGVVAILCCYVFLKRFSFFEGLGQLPFPYLTVGLSYILFRILHIMVDVRSGDLTERIGPLAFLRFTCNFLCFVSGPIQRYQDFNAMDGKAAVRLDASVVYAAFSRIATGYVKFVIIAATADYAFTFVSPHLLQPAGLSFLKLCAVYATVASLYTVYLYFNFSGYMDIVIGIGTLLGQTLPENFDRPFSARSFLEFWQRWHMTLSQWFKFYLFNPLLMFLMTWLPSPALTSYLGVLAFFITFGVMGVWHGTTAVFVIYGLLMGAGASINKLWQVACTERLGKKRYRALTESTAYIYVARGLTVAYFVLALTCLWVPELPQFTALLARLGFAGVVATFVVVAAAFGIAALILDVVQARLRIPVTLSAIRSGEITRNLHLAGKMMAIVAVATLLHKAPDFVYKAF